The nucleotide sequence GTTGGTTTAAAAAATGTTGGTCTCGATGTTAGAGTGGCCGAATATGGTAATTTCGGGACAAATTTTGAAGATGCAAGAAGGAATAGTGAGAGGTTTAATAGAATTGCATCATTGCTTGGAATTTCTTCTAAATGTTTTATTACTAATGGCATGGTACCTCAACAACCTTTTATCGGTAGAGGTGAGTCTCTTCTTGCATTAAAGAATATATTCGAAAATAAAGATAATGAATATTTAAGAAACCACTCAACTCTATGTCTTAAAATGTCATTAGCAATTAGTTTAAATAAAAAAATTGATTTTACAAAAGAAGATGTAAAAAATGCCTTTTTCGAGAATATAGAAGTACAAGGTGGAAGTATAAAATCTTTTAATGATATAGTTCAAAAAACAGAAAATGGACATACTCAAGTAATTCTATCGACTAAAAGTGGTTTTTTATCTATTAACTTGTTAAAAATCAGAGATACTATTGTGGAAATTCAAAATTCTGTTCATACTAGTAAGTATTCTGATCCGTGTGGAGTTATACTAATGAGAATGTCAAATCAATATGTTGATAGAGGTGAAGTGATCTGCACATTAAGGTGTGAGAATTCATTTATGAAAAAGTTTAAACAAAATATAGAAGCAGCTTTTAGCATTTCTGAAAATACAAATTCAATAGGAAATTTAGAAATTGTCACTTATGGAAAAATATAGTTGTTTTAATTGCCCAAGTAAAGATTATTCATATAAAGAATTGAATGATAAATGTCCATTATGTAAATTACAATATGGCTTTCCACTTGAATTCCATCCAGATAGCATAAGGAATATTAAGATAATAAAACCTTTAGCCCGAGGATTTTATGGTGCAACATTCATTGGAGAAATCGCTCCATTTGGTAGTCTGAAAATAAAAAAAGCGATTAAAATAATACCTGTAGAATTGTACAAGTTACACAATAAAAATTTTACAGAAGAATGTGAAAATCATTTAGAGCTTTCACAAAACTCAAATCATTTTGTCAAAATAGATACAAGTATTTATTATGAGAGTATTCCCATTACTTTCACAAATTCAGTAACAATAAGTTGTCATGTCGTTGGATTAGAATATTTAGAAGGGCTTACATTAAAAGATTATTTATCTCAAGATAGAAATATACCTGCTAGAACGATAGCTCAAATATCAATAGATTTAATAACTCTTTTACAAGAATTGAGATCAAATAAGAAGTATCATAACGATTTACATCCTGGAAACATTATTGTTGAAGAATTGCCAGCTACAAGAATACGTTATGGTGAAATCGATGAGAATATTAGGGTTGTAGCAATTGATTTAGGATCATTAGATCAAAAAACAAAAAGTAATGATGAAAGTAATCGTGTTGGAGATTTACATTGGGTTGCTCAATGTCTAAATTTACTAAGTAGAAAAATAACAGACAATCTGGATAAATATGAAGAAAAGGATTGGAGACTTGCGTTTCTTTTGGAAGAGAAATCAGATTTCTTAAAACCAGAAGTTATTTATCAAAAGCAGATAACTTACACAGATCTTATAGGTCAAATAAAAGATACCTTTTATCAACAAAACAGCCCATGGCGGCACGAATTGAAACTAAAAAGTTTTGATGATGCTGTAAATGCTCAGTCATTAAGCCCATGGTATGTTTCTTCATTATTTGTAGATAAAGACAATGCATGGACAAAAAGTATAAGTATCAAAGGTCCTCAAGTTATTACAGGAATGCGTGGATGTGGAAAAACAATGTTATTAAGAGCATTGGAATTTCATGCAAGATTAATGCCTCAAAATCTTGATGAAGAATCCAATGTCAATGCAATAATTGAAAGATTAAAGAGTGATTCGGAGAGATACGTTGGGTTATATATTTCTTGTGTAAAGCTATTAGATTTTAACGTTTCTCAAGATACCGATAACAACGAAATATTTGAACCTTATTCTAAATTATTAATAGGATATGCAATACAAGCCTTATATTCAATACGACATCTTAAAGAATTACAAGCAGATATTGTTAGAAAAGACTATTTTGTACCAATAGCTAATACTTTATCAACATTAATAAATAATGGACAAGATCTAGTAAATGTAACAAGTGATTATGATCTTGAAAATAAATTAAAAAGGTATTTAAATTCACTCAGTGATGGACAATCAACCTACAAAATAACAATTCATCCAAAAATTACTTTTCCACAATTGGCAGATGCAATAAAAAAATCATCTGATATTTTTGCCCAATCAAATATTTACTTCCTTCTAGATGACGTATCTACGAGATATCTGAACGATAAAAATATTATTAAGCTAATTTCTGAATTGTTGTTTCAAGACGAAATTTGTGCTTTTAAATTTACAACTGAAGCTCAAACACTTGAAATGGTTATTATGGCTCCAGGGAGTACTTCTCAAGCAAAAATAGGTCGCGACTATTCTATTTTTGATTTAGGGGCAGAGGTTAATAGAATAATTCATGAGGATCATCACGAAGGTCAACGGTTTATTGAAGATATTTTATTAAAAAGAGCAAAATACTATCCTCTTCATCCTAAGAATATAAAACCTTCTAGAATATTAGGCGATGAGAAACTTATTACAATTGCAGAAAATATTGTAAAAGAAGAAAAAGGTTCTTTAAAAAAAGAACTATATCATGGAATTTCAGCATTGACAGCCGTGTGTGTTGGTGATTTAGGGGATGTTATAACATTATATGAATTTATATTACGAAGATCTTCTGATCTTGACCAATACCCAATCGACGCAAAAATTCAAAATGCTTGTTATTTGGAGTTATGTAATAGTCGTTTATACGATCTTAATCGAAGAAATACGAATTATATGGACTTCGTTGAATCTTTTGCTGAAGCGTCACATCATTTATTAATCCAATCTGCTATAAGAAGAGCTAGAGGAGAAAGCGATCGCTTAAGACAATATACATCTATATTTATAAATATTACAACTGGGAATAAGGAGGAACAATATAAAAAGGTTAGGCAACTTATAGATGCTGGTATTTTTAATTTGCAAGGAGGTCCTGAAGCATCGAGAACAAATCGTCAAGGCTTAAAACCACAACAGCAATTTAAACTAGTATTTAGAAAATTGTATGGAGTGAACAAACACATGGGACTTTCTAGCTCTGATAGATTTGAATTATCTGGGGAATCATTGGAAAACTGGTTATACAATCCCAAAAACGGCAAGAGTATTTTAATTAAAAATTTAAATCCAATACCAGACGAAGATATCGGTAGAATCTTGGCTGAAACGAACTTTATTGATCGTGAAAGTAAAGAAATTAATGAAGCACAACAAAGTATTATATTTGAAGACAAGTTATGTGAGAATACAATTTTGGATTATGATTATTCATATATTTTAGATAGGTTGCCAAGTGTTACTAAACTTGATTCAGAATTATATAAAGATACAATTATCGATATTGCAATTATTGGATTAGGATTTGAAGAAGCAACATTACATTCTGCAAAAAAAATAAAAAAACTGAATCCACAAAAAGTCATTTTTGTACGATTTAAAGAAGTTGGATTCTCAAATGAAATACTAAAGGTGTTTGAAAAATTTGAATCACAGCAAATAATTATTATCGATGTAGATGATTTTGATAATGTTTTAAATTTACTGGATGATAAAACTGTATTGTGTGATGTAACA is from uncultured Macellibacteroides sp. and encodes:
- a CDS encoding AarF/UbiB family protein, whose translation is MEKYSCFNCPSKDYSYKELNDKCPLCKLQYGFPLEFHPDSIRNIKIIKPLARGFYGATFIGEIAPFGSLKIKKAIKIIPVELYKLHNKNFTEECENHLELSQNSNHFVKIDTSIYYESIPITFTNSVTISCHVVGLEYLEGLTLKDYLSQDRNIPARTIAQISIDLITLLQELRSNKKYHNDLHPGNIIVEELPATRIRYGEIDENIRVVAIDLGSLDQKTKSNDESNRVGDLHWVAQCLNLLSRKITDNLDKYEEKDWRLAFLLEEKSDFLKPEVIYQKQITYTDLIGQIKDTFYQQNSPWRHELKLKSFDDAVNAQSLSPWYVSSLFVDKDNAWTKSISIKGPQVITGMRGCGKTMLLRALEFHARLMPQNLDEESNVNAIIERLKSDSERYVGLYISCVKLLDFNVSQDTDNNEIFEPYSKLLIGYAIQALYSIRHLKELQADIVRKDYFVPIANTLSTLINNGQDLVNVTSDYDLENKLKRYLNSLSDGQSTYKITIHPKITFPQLADAIKKSSDIFAQSNIYFLLDDVSTRYLNDKNIIKLISELLFQDEICAFKFTTEAQTLEMVIMAPGSTSQAKIGRDYSIFDLGAEVNRIIHEDHHEGQRFIEDILLKRAKYYPLHPKNIKPSRILGDEKLITIAENIVKEEKGSLKKELYHGISALTAVCVGDLGDVITLYEFILRRSSDLDQYPIDAKIQNACYLELCNSRLYDLNRRNTNYMDFVESFAEASHHLLIQSAIRRARGESDRLRQYTSIFINITTGNKEEQYKKVRQLIDAGIFNLQGGPEASRTNRQGLKPQQQFKLVFRKLYGVNKHMGLSSSDRFELSGESLENWLYNPKNGKSILIKNLNPIPDEDIGRILAETNFIDRESKEINEAQQSIIFEDKLCENTILDYDYSYILDRLPSVTKLDSELYKDTIIDIAIIGLGFEEATLHSAKKIKKLNPQKVIFVRFKEVGFSNEILKVFEKFESQQIIIIDVDDFDNVLNLLDDKTVLCDVTGLPKGVMFNSIRNVYLRNINFYISITIPENEYPLDEDVQKFIDSNCENDSSILLEQMSTLLKGEDGPYSMINLLPHYTNISAPRVLFAFASAKHERLYTLIDEREFEQINIIVNNGDTPREKLARTSAEFSLRKFNSTRIHYLNQNDSNEILERIAKDYYNYYIINNFPFEIGLTGNKIQTVTSAIFSAAFKISQCWYLKPGKWDAERYSKGVKEFFILNVKKRIVQ